The Verrucomicrobiia bacterium genome contains the following window.
CTGCTGGTGGGTTTCCTGTTCAGCGGCATCGTTTTCGTCCTGAACGAATTCTGGGTTCCCGACAGCCAGGACAAACAGGAAGCCATCATGCAACGCCGAAAATTCGATGGCGCGGAATCCCCTCCTTCTCCTTTGGCCCGGCAGAAAGCGTCTCAAGATATAACCGGCGCGCTTGCTACTCGCCCGGAATTAAGACCCTCCGCGCTCGGCTTTCACAACACCCGCGACGGACGCAACTGGATCATCGGCTCCTACAATTTCAAGACCGACGTCATGACCGACCCCCAGGTTTATTGGAGTTCGCACGGCACCAATTTTCATCTCGTCGCCAAACACGCCGACCACACCAACGACGTCTGGACTTTTCACGACGTGAATTTATTTATCGGCACCGACCGCCAAATCACCAACGAACTGGCCATGCCGCAATTCACCGAACAACCGCGTGAGTTCGACAACGAAGCGCGATTCGCGAAACGCTTTCAAAACAAACTCTCCGCCGACGGCGCGAAGATTCCCATTTTTGAAATCATTGATTATCTCAGTGTGCATCCCGATCTCTCGCCGAAATACGAGCGCTGGCTGCGCACGCAACTGCATGGCCGCATCGCCGCGCCGTGGAGTTGCCTCGTCGTCGTGCTCATCGCCATTCCCTTCGGCGCGGCGTCGGGCCGGCGCAATGTTTTCATGGGCGTGGCCGGGAGCATTGTCATTTGCTTCGTTTACTTTATCCTCTTGCAACTCGGTCTCGCGCTCGGCACCGGCGGCTTGTTGCCCGCGTGGATCGCCGCGTGGCTGCCGAATGCTTTCTTCGGCATCACCGGGATCTGCCTGATACTGCGCGTGCGATAAAATGAGCGACGAACTCAACGAACTAAAAGCCCGTTATGCCCGGCTGGAATTGCTTTACCAGGTCGGCAACATCATCCATTCCACGCTCGAACCGCAAACCGCGCTGCAACTCATCATCGAACAAGCTGTGCGCGTGATGAAAGCTTCCTCCGGCTCAGTCGTGCTCATCAATCCCACGTCCGGTTTTCTGGAAATCCACGCCTCGATGGGCTTGCCGCCGA
Protein-coding sequences here:
- a CDS encoding LptF/LptG family permease, encoding MRLLDRYLLRELLIPLGYCLCGFLIFYVAFDLIASLNHFQEQNLLARDVVQYYLVKLPDIIVFILPVTLLLALLYTLTNLSRHHEITAIRAAGVSLWRLSLPYLLVGFLFSGIVFVLNEFWVPDSQDKQEAIMQRRKFDGAESPPSPLARQKASQDITGALATRPELRPSALGFHNTRDGRNWIIGSYNFKTDVMTDPQVYWSSHGTNFHLVAKHADHTNDVWTFHDVNLFIGTDRQITNELAMPQFTEQPREFDNEARFAKRFQNKLSADGAKIPIFEIIDYLSVHPDLSPKYERWLRTQLHGRIAAPWSCLVVVLIAIPFGAASGRRNVFMGVAGSIVICFVYFILLQLGLALGTGGLLPAWIAAWLPNAFFGITGICLILRVR